The following coding sequences lie in one Candoia aspera isolate rCanAsp1 chromosome 11, rCanAsp1.hap2, whole genome shotgun sequence genomic window:
- the IRX5 gene encoding iroquois-class homeodomain protein IRX-5, with the protein MSYPQGYLYQPSASLALYSCPAYSTSVISGPRTDELGRSSSGSAFSPYAGSTAFSAPSPGYNSHLQYGTDPAAAAAAAAFSSYVGSPYDHTPGMAGSLGYHPYAAPLGSYPYGDPAYRKNATRDATATLKAWLNEHRKNPYPTKGEKIMLAIITKMTLTQVSTWFANARRRLKKENKMTWTPRNRSEDEEEEENIDLEKNDDEDPAKLEEKGEPEPGQLGTGDPKGVGAGKEADGGASSDSDCKESPEQALPKRTVGASPPLVHCGPAGRLLLQAHHQQLLHPGAGGGSSSDEPPPAQYRPPSTDLHPSLPSSHGTSVIHSPQAPPQAAGPGALAKPKLWSLAEIATSADKAKEAGSGETPPQTPSGLSGSAQSPTARSPSATTCPFPNGAAASVLPRPLYYATSPFYPGYTNYTSFGHLHSNTATAGAPSPHFNGLNQTLLNRAETLAKDAKMLRSQSQYEFSKDSPYEVKKGMSHI; encoded by the exons CGTGATCTCTGGCCCCAGGACGGATGAACTGGGCAGATCGTCGTCCGGCTCGGCTTTTTCCCCGTACGCCGGCTCGACCGCCTTCAGCGCTCCCTCGCCCGGCTACAACTCCCACCTCCAGTACGGCACGgacccggcggcggcggcggccgcagCTGCCTTCTCCTCTTACGTG GGCTCCCCCTACGACCACACCCCCGGCATGGCGGGGTCCTTGGGGTACCATCCGTACGCCGCACCCCTGGGCTCCTACCCCTACGGGGATCCGGCGTACCGAAAGAACGCGACTCGGGACGCCACCGCCACGCTGAAGGCCTGGCTGAACGAGCACCGCAAGAACCCCTACCCGACCAAGGGCGAGAAGATCATGCTGGCCATCATCACCAAGATGACCCTCACCCAGGTCTCCACCTGGTTCGCCAACGCCCGCCGGCGCCTCAAGAAGGAGAACAAGATGACCTGGACGCCGCGGAACCGCAGCGAGGacgaggaggaagaagagaacatCGACCTGGAGAAGAACGACGACGAGGATCCAGCCAAACTGGAGGAGAAGGGCGAGCCGGAGCCGGGCCAGCTCG GCACCGGAGACCCGAAAGGCGTCGGAGCCGGCAAAGAAGCCGACGGCGGCGCCTCCAGCGACTCGGATTGTAAGGAAAGCCCCGAGCAGGCGCTTCCCAAAAGAACCGTCGGCGCCTCGCCGCCTTTGGTGCACTGCGGGCCGGCGGGCCGCCTCCTTCTCCAGGCTCACCACCAGCAGCTGCTGCATCCCGGGgccggcggcggcagcagcagcgacGAGCCCCCGCCCGCCCAGTACAGACCCCCTTCGACGGACCTGCACCCGAGCCTGCCTTCCAGCCACGGCACGTCGGTCATTCACTCGCCCCAGGCGCCTCCGCAGGCGGCCGGCCCGGGGGCGCTTGCGAAGCCCAAGCTGTGGTCCCTGGCGGAGATCGCCACCTCCGCGGACAAAGCCAAGGAAGCGGGCAGCGGCGAGACGCCCCCTCAGACTCCTTCGGGCTTAAGCGGGTCGGCGCAGTCCCCGACGGCGCGCTCCCCTTCGGCCACGACCTGCCCCTTCCCCAACGGCGCCGCCGCCTCGGTGCTCCCGCGGCCCCTCTATTACGCCACCAGCCCCTTTTACCCCGGGTACACGAACTACACTTCCTTCGGACACCTGCACAGCAACACGGCCACGGCGGGCGCCCCCAGCCCCCATTTTAACGGATTAAACCAGACCCTTTTGAACAGAGCGGAAACCTTGGCGAAAGACGCGAAAATGCTCCGAAGTCAGAGCCAGTACGAGTTTAGCAAAGACTCGCCTTACGAAGTAAAGAAAGGTATGTCGCACATTTAA